A window from Deltaproteobacteria bacterium encodes these proteins:
- the phaC gene encoding class III poly(R)-hydroxyalkanoic acid synthase subunit PhaC, which translates to MAPYIKAGELIMARVAGDTANFCDRLRVAREVLLNPLETDIATTPYDVVWEEDRVKLKRYRPVTSPSLKTPLLIVYAQVNRETMLDLQPGRSVVERFLAAGLDVYMIDWGYPTRKDRFLNLDDHVNGYIDSCVDFVRNAYGINQINIMGICQGGTMCVMHAALHPEKIKNLVLTVTPTNFDHEAGLLNVWAKSLDPDKLVASYGNIPGDIMNLGFLLLNPARLMIDKYVGFLENIHNKDFLENFIRMERWIFDSPDLPGETFREFIKWMYLENRLIKDEIILGGKRVELKNITMPVLNIYGRYDHLVPPQSCDQFTSKIASVHKEDLCLDTGHIGIYVSSKTQREFSPKIIWWLTKHDDSQGI; encoded by the coding sequence ATGGCGCCCTATATCAAGGCGGGGGAATTAATCATGGCCCGTGTCGCAGGGGACACGGCAAACTTCTGTGACCGCCTCCGCGTCGCCAGGGAAGTCCTTCTGAACCCTCTGGAAACAGACATTGCCACAACGCCTTATGATGTGGTCTGGGAAGAAGACCGCGTCAAGTTGAAGCGCTATCGTCCCGTCACGTCGCCCTCTCTCAAGACACCGCTTCTGATCGTTTATGCCCAAGTGAACCGGGAGACCATGCTCGACCTGCAGCCCGGCCGCAGCGTGGTGGAGAGATTTCTCGCCGCGGGCCTCGATGTCTACATGATTGACTGGGGATACCCGACTCGGAAAGACCGTTTTCTAAATCTGGACGATCACGTGAACGGCTACATTGACAGTTGTGTCGATTTCGTTCGCAATGCGTACGGGATAAACCAGATCAACATCATGGGTATCTGCCAGGGGGGAACCATGTGCGTCATGCACGCGGCCTTGCACCCGGAAAAAATCAAGAACCTGGTCCTGACCGTGACACCCACGAATTTTGATCACGAAGCAGGTCTGCTCAACGTCTGGGCAAAATCTCTGGACCCGGACAAACTGGTTGCTTCCTACGGGAATATCCCGGGCGACATCATGAATCTCGGCTTCCTCCTCCTCAACCCGGCGCGTCTCATGATCGACAAGTACGTCGGATTCCTGGAAAACATTCACAACAAGGATTTTCTGGAAAACTTCATTCGCATGGAGCGCTGGATATTCGATAGCCCGGATCTCCCCGGAGAGACTTTTCGAGAATTCATAAAATGGATGTACTTGGAAAACCGCCTTATCAAGGATGAAATCATCCTGGGCGGCAAACGGGTTGAGCTGAAAAACATTACAATGCCCGTACTCAATATCTATGGACGCTATGACCACCTGGTGCCGCCGCAGTCGTGCGATCAGTTCACCTCCAAGATCGCCAGCGTGCATAAAGAAGATCTCTGCCTCGATACGGGGCATATCGGAATCTACGTGAGTTCCAAAACGCAGCGCGAATTTTCCCCGAAAATAATCTGGTGGCTGACGAAACACGATGACTCTCAGGGGATATGA